The Salvia splendens isolate huo1 chromosome 21, SspV2, whole genome shotgun sequence genome includes a window with the following:
- the LOC121784243 gene encoding uncharacterized protein LOC121784243, which translates to MTDEEFQALLYEVNRTEDGTATMAEGLDLASRAVEGGEKDDGENNSEGLAERPVDEVGTLGQNSKPKRVSQRCLGKWASSKAKVNTAADTVEILSEEEGTTPTKPGEGSLPATDLEDTAVATEAVSQTPSDQGEETTQMAEGSDLASAPAGHVEPRTEGTRISTETRPSATDQPSKHAEKELEDERDSDEDRYRAERKRKGKEHRREQSDSEYAVSEESESDSDISLENEEYSEQQLPHDHRELSGGGDRIGVAEQRTGNSP; encoded by the exons ATGACTGATGAAGAATTTCAGGCTCTTCTGTATGAGGTAAATCGGACGGAAGATGGtaccgccacgatggctgagggtctagacctcgcatcaaggGCAGTAGAAGGGGGTGAGAAGGACGATGGAGAGAACAACTCAGAAGGCTTAGCCGAACGACCAGTAGACGAAGTG GGGACCCTAGGGCAGAACAGCAAGCCGAAGAGGGTGTCGCAAAGATGCTTAGGGAAGTGGGCATCCAGTAAAGCAAAGGTAAACACGGCGGCAGATACGGTGGAGATTTTAAGCGAAGAGGAagggaccactcccacaaaacctggggagggaTCCTTACCCGCTACTGATTTGGAGGATACTGCGGTGGCAACCGAAGCGGTCTCCCAAACGCCGAGTGACCAGGGCGAAGAGACGACGCAGATGGCTGAGGGGTCGGACCTCGCATCTGCACCAGCCGGTCACGTCGAGCCGAGAACTGAAGGTACTCGTATCAGTACTGAGACCCGACCCTCTGCCACAGACCAGCCTTCTAAACACGCTGAGAAGGAACTGGAAGATGAGCGAGATAGTGATGAGGACAGATACCGTGCAGAGAGAaaacggaaggggaag gaacaccggagggaacagagtgatagcgaatacgctgtCAGTGAAGAGTCAGAATCGGACAGCGACATTTCCTTGGAAAATGAGGAGTACAGTGAGCAACAGCTTCCGcacgatcatcgggagcta TCTGGAGGAGGCGATAGGATCGGAGTGGCGGAGCAGAGAACGGGGAATTCCCCCTAG